A section of the Flavobacteriales bacterium genome encodes:
- a CDS encoding TonB-dependent receptor: protein MRWTAFVMGGLLCSCGAQAQAVIHGKVAGPEGPVPFAAVRVGALGTAADAEGRFHVGPLPTGGVILRIEALGHQELERVLHVPVSDTLDLGTLRLEASATALDEVVVTGTLAPVSRDASPVPVEVITPALFRKNPGPALLDAVGMVNGVRPQLNCSVCNTGDIHINGMEGPYTLVLIDGMPIVSGLSTVYGLSGIPTTLIERVEVVKGPGSALYGSEAMGGIINVITKDPVLAPRLSLDLMSTSWQEHNADVGFALGKGRLRSLTGMNGFLYDAPRDDNGDGFTDMTLQKRVSVFEKLTLLRPAKRVASLALRVVGEDRWGGEMNWTPAFAGGDSIYGETIATRRWELIGQYELPFAEQVMLQVSANGHHQDSWYGTTPYDAVQRVLFAQLVWRHRFVHRHNVLAGLAYRSTFYDDNTPATSTGEAPAVVNNAERRPLPGLFLQDEWSMSDRSVLLMGYRLDHDRDHGLVQSPRLAWKYAPSGRFTLRAHAGTGYRVVNLFTEDHAALTGARTVVIAEDLLPERSWNATLNAVRKWPGEKRFIGLDASLFVTRFSNRILPDYDTDPDLIVYRNLDGYGIAQGASLNVEARLGRGFRANAGATWMDVFTREGAVREDQYFAPDWQGTFALSQDLPHRFTVDLTGQWYGPMRLPVQPNDFRPAYSPWYALLNVQVRHRFNGRFEVYGGVKNLLDFVPADPLMRPFDPFDRTADDPVSNPNGYSFDTSYMYAPLQGIRGFLGVRMVLE, encoded by the coding sequence ATGCGTTGGACCGCGTTCGTGATGGGGGGGCTGCTGTGCTCCTGCGGCGCCCAGGCGCAAGCGGTGATCCATGGGAAGGTGGCCGGACCGGAGGGCCCGGTGCCCTTCGCCGCGGTACGCGTGGGTGCCCTGGGCACGGCCGCCGATGCCGAAGGCCGGTTCCACGTGGGTCCACTTCCGACAGGGGGCGTCATCCTTCGCATCGAGGCCCTGGGCCATCAGGAGTTGGAACGCGTGCTTCACGTTCCTGTGTCGGACACGCTCGATCTGGGCACCCTTCGGCTGGAGGCATCGGCCACCGCGTTGGACGAAGTGGTGGTCACCGGAACCCTGGCGCCTGTATCCCGGGATGCGAGCCCTGTTCCGGTGGAGGTGATCACGCCCGCGCTCTTCCGCAAGAACCCGGGTCCCGCGCTGCTCGATGCCGTGGGCATGGTGAACGGGGTGCGTCCGCAGCTCAACTGCAGCGTGTGCAACACCGGCGACATCCACATCAACGGCATGGAAGGGCCGTACACCCTGGTGCTCATCGACGGCATGCCCATCGTGAGCGGGCTCAGCACGGTGTACGGGCTCAGCGGCATCCCCACCACCCTCATCGAGCGCGTGGAGGTGGTGAAAGGCCCGGGCAGCGCGCTCTACGGCAGCGAGGCCATGGGCGGCATCATCAACGTGATCACCAAGGACCCGGTGCTGGCCCCACGCCTCAGCCTCGACCTGATGAGCACCAGCTGGCAGGAGCACAATGCGGATGTGGGCTTTGCGCTGGGCAAGGGGAGGCTGCGCAGCCTCACGGGCATGAACGGGTTCCTGTACGATGCCCCGCGCGACGACAATGGTGATGGGTTCACCGACATGACCCTGCAGAAGCGCGTCTCGGTCTTCGAGAAGCTGACCCTGTTGCGGCCGGCGAAGCGGGTGGCCAGCCTCGCCCTGCGGGTGGTGGGCGAGGATCGCTGGGGCGGCGAGATGAACTGGACGCCGGCCTTCGCGGGCGGGGACAGCATCTATGGCGAAACGATCGCCACGCGACGCTGGGAGCTGATCGGCCAGTACGAGCTGCCCTTTGCGGAGCAGGTGATGCTGCAGGTCTCGGCCAACGGCCATCACCAGGACAGTTGGTACGGCACCACGCCCTACGATGCCGTGCAGCGCGTGCTCTTCGCGCAGTTGGTCTGGCGCCACCGGTTCGTCCACCGCCACAATGTGCTTGCCGGGCTGGCCTACCGAAGCACCTTCTACGACGACAACACACCCGCCACGTCCACCGGGGAGGCGCCCGCCGTGGTGAACAACGCCGAACGCCGGCCCCTGCCGGGCCTCTTCCTGCAGGATGAATGGTCGATGAGCGATCGCAGCGTGCTGCTCATGGGCTACCGCCTCGATCATGACCGCGATCACGGGCTGGTGCAGTCACCGCGCCTGGCCTGGAAATACGCCCCCAGCGGCCGCTTCACCCTGCGCGCCCATGCGGGCACCGGTTACCGGGTGGTGAACCTCTTCACCGAGGACCATGCCGCCCTCACCGGCGCGCGCACCGTGGTGATCGCCGAGGACCTGTTGCCCGAGCGCTCGTGGAACGCCACGCTTAATGCCGTGCGCAAGTGGCCGGGCGAGAAACGCTTCATCGGGCTGGACGCCTCGCTCTTCGTCACGCGGTTCAGCAACCGCATCCTGCCGGACTACGACACCGACCCGGACCTCATCGTATACCGCAACCTTGACGGGTATGGCATCGCCCAAGGTGCCAGCCTCAACGTGGAGGCCCGGCTCGGCCGCGGGTTCCGGGCCAACGCCGGGGCCACGTGGATGGACGTGTTCACCCGGGAGGGGGCGGTGCGCGAGGACCAGTACTTCGCCCCCGACTGGCAGGGCACCTTCGCCCTGAGCCAGGACCTGCCGCATCGCTTCACCGTGGACCTCACCGGACAGTGGTACGGTCCCATGCGCCTTCCGGTGCAGCCCAACGACTTCCGCCCGGCTTACTCTCCTTGGTACGCGCTGCTGAACGTGCAGGTGAGGCATCGGTTCAATGGGCGTTTCGAGGTGTACGGCGGGGTGAAGAACCTGCTCGACTTCGTGCCTGCGGACCCGCTCATGCGTCCCTTTGATCCCTTCGACCGCACGGCGGACGACCCGGTCAGCAACCCCAACGGGTACAGCTTTGATACGTCCTACATGTACGCGCCGCTTCAGGGAATTCGCGGTTTTCTGGGCGTGCGGATGGTGTTGGAATGA
- a CDS encoding metal-dependent transcriptional regulator: MFSRSEEDHIKAIHGLLEDAGQASTKDIADRLSTRASSVTDMLKKLAAKGLVKHAPYHGATLTSKGRRHALTLVRKHRLWETFLVQRLGFTWDEVHEVAEQLEHVSSEPLIERLDAYLGHPRFDPHGDPIPDRDGRMPERVTVHLTEAQVGLRHQLVAVKDGSDALLRLLDSKGMTIGRVFTLSARQDFDGSLQLTWRGGGCDLSAQVAAHLLTVPDLP; encoded by the coding sequence ATGTTCAGCCGAAGCGAAGAGGACCACATCAAGGCCATCCATGGTCTGCTGGAGGATGCCGGTCAGGCTTCCACCAAGGACATCGCCGATCGGCTCAGCACACGCGCCAGCAGCGTCACGGACATGCTTAAGAAGCTGGCCGCGAAGGGACTGGTGAAGCATGCGCCGTACCACGGGGCGACCCTCACGTCCAAGGGTCGCCGGCATGCGCTGACGCTCGTACGCAAGCACCGGTTATGGGAGACCTTTCTGGTGCAGCGGCTGGGCTTCACCTGGGATGAGGTGCATGAGGTGGCCGAGCAACTGGAGCATGTGAGCAGCGAGCCGCTGATCGAGCGGCTGGACGCCTACCTGGGCCATCCGCGCTTCGACCCGCACGGCGACCCCATCCCCGACCGCGACGGCCGGATGCCTGAGCGCGTCACGGTGCACCTCACCGAGGCACAAGTGGGCCTCCGCCACCAGCTGGTGGCCGTGAAGGATGGCAGCGATGCGCTGCTCCGGCTGCTGGACAGCAAAGGCATGACCATCGGACGCGTGTTCACCCTCTCCGCGCGCCAGGACTTCGACGGCAGCCTCCAGCTCACCTGGCGCGGGGGCGGATGCGACCTCAGTGCGCAGGTGGCCGCGCACCTCCTCACCGTACCGGACCTCCCATGA
- a CDS encoding ZIP family metal transporter, translating to MNHLLSFFEGIDPVWGALLATTFTWLVTAAGAAVVFLFKELSRKWLDGMLGFTGGVMVAASFWSLLAPSIEMSARMGFPEWLPPAVGFAVGALFLFALDRYVPHLHINFDPSLKEGPDMGLRRSTLLILAITLHNIPEGLAVGVLFGGVAAGIPEATIAGAVTLAIGIGLQNFPEGIAVSMPLRRLGVSRTRSFFYGQLSAIVEPVAGVVGAMAVLWMQPILPFALAFAAGAMIYVVVEEVIPETQQDKHTDIATLGFIGGFIVMMVLDVALG from the coding sequence ATGAACCACCTCCTCTCGTTCTTCGAAGGCATCGACCCTGTGTGGGGAGCCCTGCTGGCCACCACCTTCACCTGGCTGGTCACCGCGGCCGGTGCCGCAGTGGTCTTCCTGTTCAAGGAACTTTCCCGCAAATGGCTGGACGGTATGCTGGGTTTCACCGGCGGGGTGATGGTGGCCGCCAGCTTCTGGAGCCTGCTGGCACCCAGCATCGAGATGAGCGCAAGGATGGGCTTCCCCGAATGGTTGCCACCGGCGGTGGGCTTCGCGGTGGGCGCCCTGTTCCTCTTCGCCCTGGACAGGTACGTCCCGCACCTGCACATCAACTTCGACCCCAGCTTGAAGGAAGGGCCGGACATGGGCCTGCGGCGGAGCACCCTGCTCATCCTGGCCATCACCCTGCACAACATCCCGGAGGGGCTCGCGGTGGGCGTTCTCTTCGGCGGCGTGGCTGCCGGGATCCCCGAGGCCACCATCGCCGGCGCGGTCACCCTGGCCATCGGCATCGGGCTCCAGAACTTCCCGGAGGGCATCGCAGTGAGCATGCCGCTGCGCCGGTTGGGCGTGAGCCGCACACGCAGCTTCTTCTACGGTCAGCTCAGCGCCATCGTGGAGCCCGTGGCCGGTGTGGTGGGCGCCATGGCTGTGCTCTGGATGCAGCCCATCCTGCCCTTTGCCCTGGCCTTCGCCGCCGGCGCCATGATCTACGTGGTGGTGGAGGAGGTGATCCCCGAAACACAACAGGACAAGCACACCGACATCGCCACGCTGGGCTTCATCGGCGGCTTCATCGTGATGATGGTCCTGGACGTGGCCCTGGGCTGA
- a CDS encoding glycosyltransferase family 1 protein, with the protein MRIGLQTWGTEGDIAPFVVLAEGLQRAGHQVTLVHTSLDDGEHPRRLAGTGVVVHRVGGPFGRSVDPYALTTSASPTWQLRALLARFHEPIAAELLEAGEALCRDNDIVVGHMLSRTLHTAALVNDTPRVSVAFSPQAIPGVLPPLGRSLGAWADAALWRLGDAVMTRTLYPVSERLQRQRGLPAFGSLLTEGFRSPVLNLVAASPALIPVLEAPATVVTGAWTPSASLQEPALEEEVAAFLRAGSPPVHLTFGSCTTYAARDAWSLMKGAVERAGVRAIVQVDPALGRVNGHTDLLVLHRAPHAALFPRCAAVVHHGGAGTTHAVARAGAPSVVVPHGFDQPWWARRLHALGVAPRPLPRRSATADLLAGRIREVLNTASYTRTAGQLRSRMDDERGVAAAVDAIGRLARG; encoded by the coding sequence ATGCGCATCGGCCTGCAGACCTGGGGCACTGAAGGCGACATTGCACCGTTCGTGGTCCTTGCCGAAGGTCTCCAGCGTGCAGGCCATCAGGTGACGTTGGTGCATACGTCCCTGGACGACGGTGAGCATCCGCGTCGCCTTGCGGGGACGGGGGTGGTCGTGCATCGGGTGGGCGGACCCTTCGGTCGATCCGTGGACCCTTACGCCCTGACGACCTCCGCATCGCCCACCTGGCAGCTTCGCGCCCTGCTGGCCCGGTTCCACGAGCCCATCGCCGCTGAATTGCTGGAGGCTGGCGAGGCGCTCTGCCGCGACAACGATATCGTGGTGGGCCACATGCTGAGCCGCACCCTGCACACCGCGGCGCTGGTGAACGATACCCCGCGCGTATCGGTGGCGTTCTCCCCGCAGGCCATTCCGGGGGTGCTGCCCCCGCTCGGTCGATCGCTGGGGGCCTGGGCCGATGCCGCCTTGTGGAGGCTGGGCGATGCGGTGATGACCCGCACGCTCTATCCCGTGAGCGAGCGGCTGCAGCGGCAGCGCGGTCTGCCAGCGTTCGGCAGCCTGCTCACCGAAGGGTTCCGCTCGCCGGTGCTGAACCTGGTGGCGGCCAGCCCGGCCTTGATCCCGGTCCTTGAGGCGCCCGCCACCGTGGTGACCGGTGCATGGACGCCCTCTGCGTCGCTGCAGGAACCAGCCCTGGAAGAGGAGGTCGCCGCCTTTCTCCGGGCCGGCAGCCCCCCAGTGCACCTCACCTTCGGATCGTGCACGACCTATGCGGCGCGGGACGCGTGGTCATTGATGAAGGGGGCCGTGGAGCGTGCCGGTGTACGGGCCATCGTCCAGGTCGATCCCGCGCTCGGCCGGGTGAACGGCCACACGGACCTGCTCGTGCTTCATCGCGCCCCGCACGCCGCGTTGTTCCCGCGCTGCGCGGCCGTGGTCCATCACGGCGGTGCCGGTACGACACATGCCGTGGCCCGGGCCGGAGCGCCCTCCGTGGTGGTGCCGCACGGCTTCGATCAGCCCTGGTGGGCGCGGCGCCTGCATGCATTGGGCGTGGCGCCCCGTCCGCTGCCCCGTCGGTCGGCCACGGCGGACCTCCTTGCCGGGCGGATCCGCGAGGTGCTCAACACGGCGTCGTACACACGCACGGCCGGACAGCTCCGTTCACGCATGGACGATGAGCGCGGTGTGGCCGCGGCGGTGGATGCGATCGGGCGCCTCGCACGCGGCTGA
- a CDS encoding carboxypeptidase-like regulatory domain-containing protein → MPRLPLIGLLLIAAVPALAQRTRVSGVVADARSGDPLSFANVGFVGAAEGTTTDSTGSFVLEADGRRDSLQVTMTGYRTLRQALPRGGARDLFVALEPSSELLGEVRVRPGENPAFAILRRVVAQKPVNAPAAAAYEQELYHRVRFDLNHFSDRIKRNILLRPFDFLWEGIDTTAEGVRYLPILLTEQHERRHHRADPPAERTVLLGSRTSKFFRARRIMEFVQDMYVDPDIYQEQVLILDRSFPSPINDHFQRAYRYLLHDSLVLCDGFTCHRITYRPRVAADAAFTGELLIDTVSHAVVRVDLAFSIAANVNFVRHYRIRQHHVPEPGGPWFLRRSEVLADFTVIENDADMTGFFGRKLSVTSKVVLDQPRDAAFYTAAPPDPELDSAYFRDDAYWEAIRPEAFGAEEARVVRMVDRMNTDPRWRRREAVLHLLAEGWLPVGALDVGNVYTFVSHNRVEGWRGKVGLRTTDRLSTGWGALGHLAYGADDDRWKGAASLWWRPRDARGHRTWGGGLDLWDDLVQPGRSASLLPLDHALTSLVRLSGPDPRWYRRLVEAHVERRAADGLSARFGFFGERLADAAGPLPLLRAGDTLAWNAVDLSGARLAVRWSPGTPGLSAAFDELRKGLFAPRLPTVAVEATLAADGFMGGAVDLARLRVKVEHRQRVGRWGYLDLLAEGGALSGAVPYMLLFFPNSDPLLFNDARSFNLMNFMEFAADRYAALHVEHHLEGFLLNRVPLLGRVKLREFIFARAFVGDLRPENRNGPVPLPGGLAAPDGPYVEVGFGLENILKVARVDLVWRLTELDRPDALPFVVKPSFHFKF, encoded by the coding sequence ATGCCCCGCCTCCCGCTGATCGGCCTGCTGCTGATCGCCGCCGTACCCGCCCTCGCCCAGCGCACCCGCGTCTCTGGCGTGGTGGCCGACGCCCGGTCCGGCGACCCGCTGTCCTTTGCCAACGTGGGCTTCGTCGGCGCTGCGGAAGGCACCACCACCGACAGCACGGGATCGTTCGTCCTGGAGGCCGATGGACGCCGGGACAGCCTGCAGGTGACCATGACGGGCTACCGCACCCTCCGGCAGGCCCTGCCGCGCGGGGGCGCGCGCGACCTCTTCGTGGCCCTGGAGCCCTCGAGCGAACTGTTGGGCGAGGTGCGCGTGCGGCCCGGGGAGAACCCCGCCTTCGCCATCCTGCGGCGGGTGGTGGCCCAAAAACCGGTGAACGCGCCCGCCGCCGCCGCTTACGAGCAGGAGCTGTACCACCGCGTCCGCTTCGACCTGAACCACTTCAGCGACCGCATCAAGCGCAACATCCTGCTTCGGCCCTTCGACTTCCTGTGGGAGGGCATCGACACCACCGCCGAGGGCGTGCGCTACCTGCCCATCCTGCTCACCGAACAGCATGAGCGCCGCCACCATCGCGCCGATCCACCTGCGGAGCGCACCGTGCTCCTGGGGAGCCGCACCTCCAAGTTCTTCCGTGCCCGCCGGATCATGGAGTTCGTGCAGGACATGTACGTCGACCCCGACATCTACCAGGAGCAGGTGCTCATCCTGGACCGGAGCTTTCCGAGCCCGATCAACGACCACTTCCAGCGCGCCTACCGCTACCTTCTGCACGACAGCCTGGTGCTGTGCGACGGCTTCACCTGCCACCGCATCACCTACCGCCCCCGGGTAGCGGCCGATGCCGCCTTCACGGGTGAACTGCTCATCGACACGGTGAGCCATGCGGTGGTGCGGGTGGACCTGGCCTTCAGCATCGCGGCCAACGTGAACTTCGTGCGGCACTACCGCATCCGGCAGCACCACGTCCCGGAGCCCGGTGGTCCCTGGTTCCTGCGCCGCAGCGAAGTGCTCGCCGACTTCACGGTGATTGAGAACGATGCCGACATGACCGGCTTCTTCGGCCGGAAGCTCAGCGTGACCAGTAAGGTGGTGCTCGATCAGCCCCGTGACGCTGCGTTCTACACGGCCGCCCCGCCCGACCCCGAGCTCGACAGCGCCTATTTCCGCGATGATGCCTACTGGGAAGCCATCCGGCCGGAGGCTTTTGGCGCGGAGGAGGCCCGCGTGGTGCGCATGGTGGACCGCATGAACACCGATCCGCGGTGGAGGAGGAGGGAGGCGGTGCTGCACCTGCTGGCCGAAGGATGGCTGCCCGTGGGCGCCCTCGACGTGGGCAACGTGTACACCTTCGTGAGCCACAACCGCGTGGAAGGCTGGCGGGGCAAGGTCGGCCTGCGCACCACCGACCGGCTCAGCACCGGATGGGGCGCATTGGGCCACCTGGCCTACGGCGCTGATGACGACCGGTGGAAGGGTGCGGCCTCGCTCTGGTGGCGGCCCCGCGATGCCCGCGGGCACCGGACCTGGGGCGGTGGGCTGGACCTGTGGGACGACCTGGTGCAACCGGGGCGAAGCGCCAGCCTGCTGCCGCTCGATCATGCCCTCACGAGCCTGGTGCGCCTGTCGGGCCCCGATCCCCGCTGGTACCGAAGGCTGGTCGAGGCTCATGTGGAGCGCCGCGCTGCCGACGGGCTCTCGGCACGCTTCGGCTTCTTCGGAGAGCGCCTCGCCGACGCTGCCGGACCGCTGCCCCTGCTGCGGGCGGGCGACACCCTGGCGTGGAACGCGGTGGACCTGTCCGGCGCCCGGCTCGCCGTGCGCTGGAGCCCGGGCACCCCCGGTCTTTCCGCGGCCTTCGACGAGCTGCGCAAGGGGCTCTTCGCGCCCCGCCTGCCCACTGTCGCCGTGGAGGCCACCCTTGCGGCCGATGGCTTCATGGGCGGAGCGGTGGACCTGGCCCGCCTGCGGGTGAAGGTGGAGCACCGCCAACGGGTGGGGCGCTGGGGCTATCTGGACCTTCTGGCCGAAGGAGGCGCCCTGTCCGGTGCCGTGCCGTACATGCTGCTGTTCTTTCCGAACAGTGATCCGCTGCTGTTCAACGATGCACGCTCGTTCAACCTGATGAACTTCATGGAGTTCGCGGCCGACCGATACGCGGCGCTCCATGTGGAGCACCACCTGGAGGGCTTCCTGCTGAACCGTGTGCCGCTGCTGGGCCGCGTCAAGCTGCGCGAGTTCATCTTTGCCCGCGCCTTCGTGGGCGACCTGCGTCCGGAGAACCGCAACGGCCCCGTACCCCTGCCCGGCGGACTTGCCGCTCCCGATGGACCGTACGTGGAGGTGGGCTTCGGCCTCGAGAACATCCTGAAGGTCGCGCGGGTGGATCTGGTGTGGCGGCTCACCGAGCTCGACCGGCCGGATGCACTGCCCTTTGTGGTGAAACCGTCATTCCATTTCAAGTTCTAG
- a CDS encoding sulfotransferase: protein MKIHIGRDRYLSFSATTLIGADLATWMGILWRYGRGISWPFVPKAIILTWVVLLNTPLVWWERLRHDRRIRRTKVTAPLFIIGHQRSGTTYLHYLIGRDPQFGYLSVKESFMPWLYLTLAPLLRRMYAKALPDKRPMDDLRMGVDLPTEPEYSLGNMTPSTMIPGYYFPRRMLEVFRRNVLFEDARARRAWQRTLRYFMQKLTLRHGGKPIVLKSPENLARVKEILEVFPDARFLHIMRDPYRVFFSTERLYGITLPLVTMQHVQGEVVEEALLESYRLMFGKFFRDKASIPAGQLAEVRYEDLIGNEEAVLEKAYAQLGLGGFEAARPHILAEVKSYADYRTNSYTYPPERMRLVRERWGPVFEALGYPKDVPLSTQQQGAKA from the coding sequence GTGAAGATCCACATCGGTCGCGACCGCTACCTCAGCTTTTCCGCCACCACCCTCATCGGTGCCGACCTGGCCACCTGGATGGGCATCCTGTGGCGCTACGGCCGAGGCATCTCCTGGCCCTTCGTCCCAAAGGCCATCATCCTCACGTGGGTGGTGCTGCTCAACACGCCGCTCGTGTGGTGGGAACGGCTGCGCCACGACCGGCGCATCCGGCGCACGAAGGTCACCGCCCCGCTTTTCATCATCGGCCATCAGCGCAGCGGCACCACCTACCTGCACTACCTCATCGGCAGGGACCCGCAGTTCGGCTACCTGTCGGTGAAGGAGAGCTTCATGCCCTGGCTCTACCTCACCCTGGCCCCGCTGCTGCGCCGCATGTATGCCAAGGCCCTGCCGGATAAACGTCCGATGGACGACCTGCGCATGGGCGTGGACCTGCCCACCGAGCCGGAATATTCGCTGGGGAACATGACGCCGAGCACGATGATCCCGGGCTACTACTTCCCGCGGCGCATGCTGGAGGTCTTCCGCCGCAACGTGCTGTTCGAGGATGCGCGCGCCCGGCGCGCCTGGCAGCGCACGCTCCGGTACTTCATGCAGAAGCTCACCCTGCGGCACGGCGGCAAGCCCATCGTGCTGAAGAGCCCCGAGAACCTCGCACGGGTGAAGGAGATCCTGGAGGTCTTTCCCGATGCCCGGTTCCTGCACATCATGCGGGACCCCTACCGGGTGTTCTTCAGCACCGAGCGGCTCTACGGCATCACCCTGCCGTTGGTGACCATGCAGCACGTCCAGGGCGAAGTGGTGGAGGAGGCCTTGCTGGAGAGCTACCGGCTGATGTTCGGCAAGTTCTTCCGCGACAAGGCCTCGATCCCCGCCGGACAGCTGGCCGAGGTGCGCTACGAGGACCTCATCGGCAACGAGGAAGCCGTGCTGGAAAAGGCGTACGCCCAACTGGGCCTGGGCGGTTTCGAGGCGGCCCGTCCGCACATCCTCGCCGAGGTGAAGAGCTATGCGGACTACCGCACCAACAGCTACACCTACCCTCCGGAGCGGATGCGGCTGGTGCGCGAGCGCTGGGGCCCGGTGTTCGAGGCGCTGGGCTACCCGAAGGACGTGCCGCTAAGCACCCAGCAGCAGGGCGCGAAGGCTTGA
- a CDS encoding acyl carrier protein, with amino-acid sequence MAVQQTEVVEVLRDLVKERVAAPVAEDADLAALGLDSLSVIELMMAVEDRFGARIPVEGIGADDLRDLRSLAAYALRHIN; translated from the coding sequence ATGGCGGTGCAACAGACGGAAGTGGTGGAGGTGCTGCGCGACCTGGTGAAGGAGCGTGTGGCAGCGCCCGTGGCGGAGGATGCCGACCTGGCCGCCCTCGGCCTGGACTCGCTCTCGGTGATCGAACTGATGATGGCCGTGGAGGACCGCTTCGGGGCACGCATTCCCGTGGAAGGCATCGGTGCCGACGACCTGCGCGACCTGCGCTCGCTCGCCGCCTACGCGCTGCGCCACATCAACTGA
- the smpB gene encoding SsrA-binding protein SmpB, which translates to MAAPAIDVRNRRASFEYHLLDSYTCGLVLMGSEIKSIRAGGASISEAFCTFLGPDLVVRNMQINPYGTNVHFVHEPKRDRKLLLKATELNKLRRKVKDAGVTIVPVRLFISDRGYAKLEIALAKGKKMHDKRESIKERDVQRDLDRGQ; encoded by the coding sequence ATGGCCGCCCCCGCGATCGACGTGCGCAACCGGCGTGCGTCCTTTGAGTACCACCTGCTGGACAGCTACACCTGCGGGTTGGTGCTCATGGGGTCGGAGATCAAGAGCATCCGGGCGGGCGGCGCCTCCATCAGCGAGGCGTTCTGCACCTTCCTGGGCCCCGACCTCGTGGTGCGCAACATGCAGATCAACCCGTACGGCACCAACGTCCACTTCGTGCACGAGCCCAAGCGCGACCGCAAGCTGCTGCTGAAGGCCACCGAACTGAACAAGCTGCGGCGCAAGGTGAAGGACGCCGGCGTCACCATCGTTCCGGTGCGGCTGTTCATCTCGGACCGCGGCTATGCCAAGCTGGAGATCGCGCTGGCCAAGGGCAAGAAGATGCACGACAAGCGGGAGAGCATCAAGGAGCGCGACGTGCAACGCGACCTGGACCGTGGCCAATGA